TGCCACGAGGGGGCTGCAACTGCTGTACGAGTAGCGTTGATCCGTCCCTACTTGCGACTGCGCAGCCGTTTATGGGCTGCCAGCAGCGCTTTTTCCGTTTCACGCCACCCCAGGCAGGCGTCGGTGATCGACACGCCGTAGGTGAGCTGGCCGTGGTCGGCGGTCACCTTCTGATTTCCTTCCTCCAGGTTGCTTTCGATCATCAGACCGGAAATGCTCTGGTTGCCGTCAACCACCTGGCCAATGACGTTCTCCAGCACCTCCGGTTGCCTGCGGTAGTCCTTGTTGGAGTTGCCGTGGCTGCAGTCCACCATGATGGTGGGGGGAAGCTGGTTTTTCCTGAGAATATCCTCGGTATGGGCGATATCCTCCGGCAGGTAGTTCGGCTTGCGGGTGCTGCCGCGCAGGACGATATGCACGTCAGGATTGCCGGCGGTCTGGATGATGGAGGCGCGACCATCGCGGTTGATCCCCAGAAAGTTGTGGGATGCCCGGGCCGCGATCATGGCGTCCACGGCGATCTGCAGGTTACCGTCGGTACCGTTTTTGAATCCGATTGGGAAGGAAAGGCCGCTGGCCAGTTCCCGGTGGGTCTGGGATTCGGTGGTACGGGCGCCGATGGCACCCCAGGAAATCAGGTCTGCCACGTACTCAGGGGTGATCAGGTCCAGCATTTCGTTGGCCACCGGCACCTCCAGGGCAGTCAGGGTACAGAGCAGCCCCCGGGCGATACCCAGCCCCTTTGAGATCAGGTGGGTACCGTTCATGTCCGGATCGTTGATCAGCCCTTTCCAGCCCACGGTGGTGCGCGGTTTTTCAAAGTAGACCCGCATCACCAGGAACAGCTGGTCATCCACCCGCCGGGAGAGATCGGCCAGCCGCCGGGCGTACTCCACGGCAGCGGCGGTATCGTGGATGGAACAGGGGCCCACCACCACCATCAGCCGCCGGTCCCGCCGCTGGATGATCTCTTTGATCCGCTCCCGGCTGCGGGAGACGAACTCGCGGGCGTGGTCGGTCATCGGAAAGACCTGGCGCAGGTCGGCGGGAGCGATGATCGGGGTGATGGCGGTTACCTTCAGGTTATTCGTCTTGATCATGGGCTGTTCCTCGCGGGAGCGTCGCTGCAAACGATCTCCTTTGTACTGGACGGGGGCGTAACTTGTCAAACTTAAACCGGTTTATTCCCAACAAACGGGCAGTTTTCCTTGATCGCGACGGTACCTTGAACATCGAAAAAGAGTACCTGTTCCGGATCGAGGAGTTCGAGTTCGTACCGGGAGCGGTGGAGGCGATCCGTCTGCTGAACCGGGCGGGGCTGCTGGTGGTGGTGGTGACCAACCAGTCCGGCATCGCCCGGGGGTACTATAGTGAAGCCGACCTGCAGCGGCTGCACCGGCATGTCGACGCGCTGCTGACGGCGGAAGGAGCGCGCGTGGACGCCTGGTACCACTGCCCCCACCATCCCGATGGCCGCGAGCCGTACCGCCGACAATGCGACTGCCGCAAGCCGTTGCCCGGTATGCTGTGGCTGGCCGCGCGGGAGCATGGCATTGACTTGGCCACCTCCTGGATGGTGGGAGATAAGGCGGCGGACGTGGTGGCGGGGCTGGCGGCGGGGTGTCGGCCGCTGCTGGTGCTGACCGGCTACGGTGCGCAGGAGCGGGAGCTGGTTCCCGGCGATGTGCCCTGCTGTACCGATATTCTGGAAGCGGTCCGCCTGATTACGGCTGTTTGACAGTGTATCGGCTCTTGTGGTACTGCCAGAGAGAGGCCGGATACGGGCCGTTCGGAAGCTGCCTCGACCATACCACGTACGAGAAAGGAGTGGCACCATGCCCCCCATTACCAAAGGAATCGTTCTGGCCGGCGGCGCCGGCAGCCGTCTGTACCCGTTGACCCTGGTGGCCAGCAAGCAGTTGCAGCCGGTCTACGACAAGCCGATGATCTACTATCCCCTGGCCACCCTGATGACGGCGGGGATCCGGGACATCCTGCTTATCTCCACCCCCCAGGACACGCCGCGCTTCCAGGAACTTCTGGGGGACGGCTCCCGCTGGGGGATCAGCCTCTCCTACGCGATTCAGCCGGAACCGAAGGGGATCGCCCAGGCCTTCCTGATCGGCGAACAGTTCATCGACCATCAGCCGGTCTGCCTGGTCCTGGGTGACAATATTTTCTACGGCAAGATGCATCTCGACCGGCTGGTGGCAAGCTTCGGGGAAGGGGCGCGGGTGTTCGGCTATTACGTCCATGATCCCGAGCGCTACGGAGTGGTGGAGTTCGATGGGGACGGCAGGGTGCTGTCGCTGGAGGAAAAGCCGAAACAGCCCAAATCTCACTACGCAGTACCGGGGCTCTACCTGTATGACGGCCAGGTGGTGGATATTG
The window above is part of the Trichlorobacter ammonificans genome. Proteins encoded here:
- a CDS encoding 3-deoxy-7-phosphoheptulonate synthase; this encodes MIKTNNLKVTAITPIIAPADLRQVFPMTDHAREFVSRSRERIKEIIQRRDRRLMVVVGPCSIHDTAAAVEYARRLADLSRRVDDQLFLVMRVYFEKPRTTVGWKGLINDPDMNGTHLISKGLGIARGLLCTLTALEVPVANEMLDLITPEYVADLISWGAIGARTTESQTHRELASGLSFPIGFKNGTDGNLQIAVDAMIAARASHNFLGINRDGRASIIQTAGNPDVHIVLRGSTRKPNYLPEDIAHTEDILRKNQLPPTIMVDCSHGNSNKDYRRQPEVLENVIGQVVDGNQSISGLMIESNLEEGNQKVTADHGQLTYGVSITDACLGWRETEKALLAAHKRLRSRK
- the gmhB gene encoding D-glycero-beta-D-manno-heptose 1,7-bisphosphate 7-phosphatase, translating into MSNLNRFIPNKRAVFLDRDGTLNIEKEYLFRIEEFEFVPGAVEAIRLLNRAGLLVVVVTNQSGIARGYYSEADLQRLHRHVDALLTAEGARVDAWYHCPHHPDGREPYRRQCDCRKPLPGMLWLAAREHGIDLATSWMVGDKAADVVAGLAAGCRPLLVLTGYGAQERELVPGDVPCCTDILEAVRLITAV
- the rfbA gene encoding glucose-1-phosphate thymidylyltransferase RfbA translates to MPPITKGIVLAGGAGSRLYPLTLVASKQLQPVYDKPMIYYPLATLMTAGIRDILLISTPQDTPRFQELLGDGSRWGISLSYAIQPEPKGIAQAFLIGEQFIDHQPVCLVLGDNIFYGKMHLDRLVASFGEGARVFGYYVHDPERYGVVEFDGDGRVLSLEEKPKQPKSHYAVPGLYLYDGQVVDIARSITPSARGELEITDVNRAYLAQGTLQVERLGRGIAWLDTGTHKSLLEASSFIETLEARQGLKIACLEEIALRRGFISCEQMAAVIDRTPTSPYRDYLQRVLQEARCGLL